The following proteins are encoded in a genomic region of Phalacrocorax carbo chromosome 2, bPhaCar2.1, whole genome shotgun sequence:
- the BLOC1S4 gene encoding biogenesis of lysosome-related organelles complex 1 subunit 4, translating into MAAAAGAGEREAAGPPGACPGADSGNVSHSHSSASGLGEPEDEDASEASLSAAAAAYSACMLADRSLFSEQIDSLDKSLEDLLTRVDEFVGMLDMIRSDSSQVVNESIPQIYTKATEMRQIYRKIDKLEAFVKMIGNSVAGLEERVIKAETDLGAFPSTFKKILNTISIPSFLNKSSSSRQQQTLYEPPVLFKTEDYFPCLNEAPY; encoded by the exons ATGGCGGCGGCCGCGGGAGcgggggagagggaggcagccGGCCCGCCGGGCGCGTGCCCCGGCGCGGACAGCGGGAACGTCtcccacagccacagcagcGCTTCCGGCCTCGGGGAGCCGGAGGACGAGGACGCCTCGGAGGCGTCGctcagcgccgccgccgccgcctatTCCGCGTGCATGCTCGCCGACCGCAGCCTCTTCAGCGAGCAG ATAGACAGCTTAGACAAGAGCCTAGAAGATTTGCTGACCAGAGTGGATGAATTTGTGGGAATGCTGGATATG ATTCGAAGTGATTCCTCTCAAGTTGTCAATGAAAGTATACCTCAAATTTACAcaaaagctacagaaatgaGACAGATCTACAGGAAGATTGACAAACTAGAG GCTTTTGTGAAGATGATTGGAAATAGTGTAGCTGGACTGGAAGAACGGGTCATAAAGGCAGAAACAGACCTTGGAGCTTTTCCAAGCACTTTCAAGAAAATCTTGAACACAATCAGCATACCATCCTTCCTCAAT AAATCATCTTCCTCACGTCAACAACAGACCCTCTATGAACCTCCAGTCCTCTTCAAGACTGAAGACTATTTTCCATGTCTTAATGAAGCACCTTATTGA